In the Leptotrichia sp. oral taxon 212 genome, one interval contains:
- a CDS encoding DUF4198 domain-containing protein produces MKKILGILAVLTAVNLSAHNQFIYTDTLNVTGKTSVPFKVIFGHPDDGGEEAPIPVGKVKNETHMAEKVFAIHDGEKIDLTGKVKEGKITTNKASGRTFDFTLDNELKGGGDWVIVAVPGQTFDDGSSYLFNGIVKTVITKDGSKGSDWKKRAADGYYEIIPFTNPSEVNVNSVFKGLLVDKKGNPMKDTDISIDYINGKVDMKKGTFTGKLQKEKVALRTYTDSNGYFVISFPHKGLWSIRGRAMIDREKKYVEDTTLLIEVK; encoded by the coding sequence ATGAAAAAAATTTTAGGAATTTTAGCTGTATTAACTGCAGTAAATCTAAGTGCCCACAATCAGTTTATTTACACTGATACTTTAAATGTAACTGGGAAAACATCAGTTCCTTTCAAGGTGATATTCGGACATCCGGATGATGGTGGTGAGGAAGCTCCTATACCTGTCGGAAAGGTAAAGAATGAAACTCATATGGCAGAAAAAGTATTTGCCATACACGATGGTGAAAAAATAGATTTAACTGGAAAAGTAAAAGAAGGAAAAATAACAACAAATAAAGCTTCCGGAAGAACTTTTGACTTTACATTGGACAATGAATTAAAAGGTGGAGGAGACTGGGTAATTGTCGCTGTTCCTGGACAGACTTTTGATGATGGAAGTTCTTATCTGTTTAATGGAATTGTAAAAACGGTTATAACAAAGGATGGAAGCAAGGGAAGTGACTGGAAAAAAAGAGCTGCTGATGGTTACTATGAAATAATTCCTTTTACAAATCCGTCTGAAGTAAATGTAAACTCAGTATTCAAAGGACTTCTTGTAGATAAAAAAGGTAATCCGATGAAGGATACAGACATTTCAATAGACTATATAAATGGTAAAGTAGATATGAAAAAAGGAACATTCACAGGGAAACTTCAGAAGGAAAAGGTTGCACTGAGAACTTATACAGACAGTAACGGTTATTTTGTAATTTCTTTTCCGCATAAGGGACTATGGTCTATAAGAGGAAGAGCAATGATAGACAGAGAAAAAAAATATGTGGAAGATACAACTTTACTGATTGAGGTAAAATAG